A genomic region of Leptidea sinapis chromosome 46, ilLepSina1.1, whole genome shotgun sequence contains the following coding sequences:
- the LOC126977921 gene encoding toll-like receptor 3 isoform X1: protein MELSFFLYLLASVAYRTSATNTCETEDIQNNCVYSVVCVNYAGSTNILSCDFEPYVTFIIKDSYVNNLMAGFFGSTNFDSRVRSIKAIGNTWTSIEEAAFRYFSKTKYMDISNNGIIHVKNYALKNLLAMEHLNLSHNAIEELFPSSLTVYEGRDSTIRVLDLSYNRIKDISIEVFQYMSNMEMIHLDHNRIETLSDSVFNDLKNLSCLQLQNNKLTSLNMSLVNLKSLKDLDLSYNLIEKVSGYEINRLVALEKLNMSNNVIKTIESNCFNQAFNLQVVDFSQNRIISILENVMFINNGNLRYLNFKNNQLTKIEDKFFKHSVLQYLNLENNKISGNISEFSFIGLKNIVKLNLYNQSVSGLDKNAFCDMASLKTLNLSTNMIKYIDNSSFANITELSILDLSHNFISQVNFLNNSLHNLTELLLNDNKLTVIEQGSFRNLMIIKKLDISMNRILTIEPFSLPLQSLQYLNVTGNNLVGIIKENMFSPAKFLRYLDISNFNFTKVEKYAFKDMNVVNRINISNNALQFIDPDNFNGTNNMYSLDVSHNNLSYFEIKTDYISSLKALYLNNNRLKEIPTATMPEISFLDLSHNLISNITKEILKSFRSLKVFKLSYNNITMFNNLYSNSLKELSDLSLASNTISSLNLSYFRELVSLDLSNNSISNVNSSFLQNLAKLQSLDLSHNQVSYISPGTFQNNKILRLLNISSNKLGNLRYGSLKGLNQAEILDISRNNIDALDADLLHECAELRKLIIDYNNIRELNVDRLIDIAPKLQCLSLGGNPIQCKEILRNMNNINKTSTRMIEVTSIHKIYHEDNVFGIRCGNTEYTTTTEIPNAKPTSSASNSSSISLIIWCSFLTVFIFVGAGYIIYKRRNNALRFESGLQIRQSFASSISEGHRDLLG, encoded by the exons ATGGAGTTATCgttttttttgt ATCTCTTAGCATCGGTTGCATACCGGACTTCAGCGACAAACACATGTGAGACAGAAGATATACAGAATAACTGCGTATACTCTGTCGTCTGCGTTAACTATGCGGGAAGTACTAATATCCTGTCATGTGACTTCGAGCCATATGTCACTTTCATAATCAAAGATTCTTACGTCAACAATCTAATGGCAGGATTTTTCGGTTCGACCAACTTTGATTCCCGAGTAAGGTCCATAAAAGCGATTGGCAATACTTGGACATCTATAGAAGAAGCTGCATTCAGATacttttcaaaaacaaaatacatgGATATTTCCAACAATGGAATAATACATGTTAAAAACTATGCTCTGAAAAATTTACTGGCAATGGAGCACCTTAATTTGTCACACAATGCGATTGAAGAACTGTTTCCTAGTTCATTGACAGTTTACGAAGGAAGAGATAGCACAATCAGAGTCCTTGATCTTAGTTATAATAGAATTAAGGATATATCGATTGAAGTATTCCAATATATGTCAAATATGGAAATGATCCATTTGGATCATAACAGAATTGAAACTCTAAGTGACAGCGTATTTAATGACCTCAAAAACTTATCATGCCTCCAACTTcagaataataaattaacatctctAAATATGTCACTTGTTAATTTGAAATCGCTGAAAGATTTAGATTTGTCGTATAATCTTATTGAGAAAGTTTCAGGATATGAGATAAATAGATTGGTTGCACTTGAAAAGTTAAACATGTCAAACAATGTCATAAAAACCATTGAATcaaactgcttcaaccaagcATTTAATCTACAAGTAGTTGACTTTAGTCAAAATAGAATTATATCCATTTTGGAGAATGTTATGTTCATCAACAACGGTAACCTTCGGTATTTAAACTTTAAGAATAACCAACTTACCAAAATTGAAGATAAATTCTTTAAGCATAGCGTATTACAATACCTCAacttggaaaataataaaattagcgGAAATATATCAGAATTCTCATTTATTGGACTGAAAAATATcgtgaaattaaatttatataatcaaaGTGTTTCTGGTCTTGACAAAAATGCATTTTGTGACATGGCTTCCTTAAAAACACTCAACTTAAGCACAaacatgataaaatatatagataattcaaGTTTCGCAAATATAACTGAGCTGAGTATATTAGATCTTTCCCACAATTTTATATCCCAagtaaattttttgaataaCTCACTACATAATTTAACAGAATTACTTTTAAACGACAATAAGCTTACGGTGATTGAACAAGGGTCTTTCAGAAatttaatgatcataaaaaaGTTGGATATATCAATGAACCGTATATTAACGATTGAGCCATTTTCATTACCACTACAAAGTCTACAATATTTGAATGTTACGGGCAATAATTTAGTAGGAATCATAAAAGAGAATATGTTTAGCCCTGCTAAATTCTTGCGATATCTGGATATAAGTAACTTCAATTTTACCAAAGTAGAAAAATATGCATTTAAAGATATGAATGTAGTAAACAGGATAAACATATCAAATAACGCATTACAATTTATAGATCCAGATAATTTTAATGGGAccaataatatgtatagtttagATGTTTCTCACAACAATTTATCGTATTTTGAGATAAAAACAGATTATATTAGTAGTTTAAAAGCTCTCTATCTTAACAACAACAGATTAAAGGAAATACCTACTGCAACGATGCCTGAGATATCTTTCTTAGATTTATctcataatttaatttctaatataactaaggaaatattaaaatcatttcgTTCTCTAAAAGTATTTAAACTttcgtataataatataacgatgTTCAATAATTTGTACAGTAATTCATTGAAAGAGTTAAGTGATTTAAGTTTAGCTTCTAATACAATTTCCTCtttaaatttaagttacttCAGAGAATTAGTTAGTCTGGATTTAAGTAATAACTCAATTAGTAATGTAAATAGTTCGTTTTTACAAAACTTGGCTAAGTTGCAGTCTCTAGATTTGAGTCATAATCAAGTTTCTTATATATCTCCAGGCacatttcaaaacaataaaatattaaggttACTTAACATATCATCTAACAAATTAGGCAATTTACGTTATGGTAGCCTTAAAGGGTTGAATCAAGCTGAGATACTTGATATTTCCAGAAACAATATTGATGCATTAGATGCAGATTTACTTCACGAATGTGCTGAGTTGAGAAAGCTGAttatagattataataatattagggaGCTCAATGTCGATAGATTGATTGATATTGCACCAAAACTTCAATGTTTAAGCTTAGGAGGTAATCCAATTCAGTGTAAAGAAATTCTTCGTAATATGAACAATATTAACAAGACGTCAACTAGAATGATCGAGGTAACAtcgatacataaaatttatcacgAAGATAATGTTTTTGGAATAAGATGTGGAAACACAGAATACACCACAACTACAGAAATTCCAAATGCTAAACCAACGTCATCTGCATCGAATTCCTCTTCAATATCACTAATTATTTGGTGTTCTTTTCTCACAGTATTTATATTTGTTGGCGCTGGCTACATAATTTATAAACGCAGAAACAATGCTTTGCGTTTCGAATCAGGCTTACAAATAAGACAATCTTTTGCAAGCAGTATTTCAGAAGGCCATCGAGATTTGTTAGGGTAA
- the LOC126977921 gene encoding toll-like receptor 3 isoform X2 gives MELLFILYLLASVAYRTSATNTCETEDIQNNCVYSVVCVNYAGSTNILSCDFEPYVTFIIKDSYVNNLMAGFFGSTNFDSRVRSIKAIGNTWTSIEEAAFRYFSKTKYMDISNNGIIHVKNYALKNLLAMEHLNLSHNAIEELFPSSLTVYEGRDSTIRVLDLSYNRIKDISIEVFQYMSNMEMIHLDHNRIETLSDSVFNDLKNLSCLQLQNNKLTSLNMSLVNLKSLKDLDLSYNLIEKVSGYEINRLVALEKLNMSNNVIKTIESNCFNQAFNLQVVDFSQNRIISILENVMFINNGNLRYLNFKNNQLTKIEDKFFKHSVLQYLNLENNKISGNISEFSFIGLKNIVKLNLYNQSVSGLDKNAFCDMASLKTLNLSTNMIKYIDNSSFANITELSILDLSHNFISQVNFLNNSLHNLTELLLNDNKLTVIEQGSFRNLMIIKKLDISMNRILTIEPFSLPLQSLQYLNVTGNNLVGIIKENMFSPAKFLRYLDISNFNFTKVEKYAFKDMNVVNRINISNNALQFIDPDNFNGTNNMYSLDVSHNNLSYFEIKTDYISSLKALYLNNNRLKEIPTATMPEISFLDLSHNLISNITKEILKSFRSLKVFKLSYNNITMFNNLYSNSLKELSDLSLASNTISSLNLSYFRELVSLDLSNNSISNVNSSFLQNLAKLQSLDLSHNQVSYISPGTFQNNKILRLLNISSNKLGNLRYGSLKGLNQAEILDISRNNIDALDADLLHECAELRKLIIDYNNIRELNVDRLIDIAPKLQCLSLGGNPIQCKEILRNMNNINKTSTRMIEVTSIHKIYHEDNVFGIRCGNTEYTTTTEIPNAKPTSSASNSSSISLIIWCSFLTVFIFVGAGYIIYKRRNNALRFESGLQIRQSFASSISEGHRDLLG, from the exons ATGGAGTTACTgtttattttgt ATCTCTTAGCATCGGTTGCATACCGGACTTCAGCGACAAACACATGTGAGACAGAAGATATACAGAATAACTGCGTATACTCTGTCGTCTGCGTTAACTATGCGGGAAGTACTAATATCCTGTCATGTGACTTCGAGCCATATGTCACTTTCATAATCAAAGATTCTTACGTCAACAATCTAATGGCAGGATTTTTCGGTTCGACCAACTTTGATTCCCGAGTAAGGTCCATAAAAGCGATTGGCAATACTTGGACATCTATAGAAGAAGCTGCATTCAGATacttttcaaaaacaaaatacatgGATATTTCCAACAATGGAATAATACATGTTAAAAACTATGCTCTGAAAAATTTACTGGCAATGGAGCACCTTAATTTGTCACACAATGCGATTGAAGAACTGTTTCCTAGTTCATTGACAGTTTACGAAGGAAGAGATAGCACAATCAGAGTCCTTGATCTTAGTTATAATAGAATTAAGGATATATCGATTGAAGTATTCCAATATATGTCAAATATGGAAATGATCCATTTGGATCATAACAGAATTGAAACTCTAAGTGACAGCGTATTTAATGACCTCAAAAACTTATCATGCCTCCAACTTcagaataataaattaacatctctAAATATGTCACTTGTTAATTTGAAATCGCTGAAAGATTTAGATTTGTCGTATAATCTTATTGAGAAAGTTTCAGGATATGAGATAAATAGATTGGTTGCACTTGAAAAGTTAAACATGTCAAACAATGTCATAAAAACCATTGAATcaaactgcttcaaccaagcATTTAATCTACAAGTAGTTGACTTTAGTCAAAATAGAATTATATCCATTTTGGAGAATGTTATGTTCATCAACAACGGTAACCTTCGGTATTTAAACTTTAAGAATAACCAACTTACCAAAATTGAAGATAAATTCTTTAAGCATAGCGTATTACAATACCTCAacttggaaaataataaaattagcgGAAATATATCAGAATTCTCATTTATTGGACTGAAAAATATcgtgaaattaaatttatataatcaaaGTGTTTCTGGTCTTGACAAAAATGCATTTTGTGACATGGCTTCCTTAAAAACACTCAACTTAAGCACAaacatgataaaatatatagataattcaaGTTTCGCAAATATAACTGAGCTGAGTATATTAGATCTTTCCCACAATTTTATATCCCAagtaaattttttgaataaCTCACTACATAATTTAACAGAATTACTTTTAAACGACAATAAGCTTACGGTGATTGAACAAGGGTCTTTCAGAAatttaatgatcataaaaaaGTTGGATATATCAATGAACCGTATATTAACGATTGAGCCATTTTCATTACCACTACAAAGTCTACAATATTTGAATGTTACGGGCAATAATTTAGTAGGAATCATAAAAGAGAATATGTTTAGCCCTGCTAAATTCTTGCGATATCTGGATATAAGTAACTTCAATTTTACCAAAGTAGAAAAATATGCATTTAAAGATATGAATGTAGTAAACAGGATAAACATATCAAATAACGCATTACAATTTATAGATCCAGATAATTTTAATGGGAccaataatatgtatagtttagATGTTTCTCACAACAATTTATCGTATTTTGAGATAAAAACAGATTATATTAGTAGTTTAAAAGCTCTCTATCTTAACAACAACAGATTAAAGGAAATACCTACTGCAACGATGCCTGAGATATCTTTCTTAGATTTATctcataatttaatttctaatataactaaggaaatattaaaatcatttcgTTCTCTAAAAGTATTTAAACTttcgtataataatataacgatgTTCAATAATTTGTACAGTAATTCATTGAAAGAGTTAAGTGATTTAAGTTTAGCTTCTAATACAATTTCCTCtttaaatttaagttacttCAGAGAATTAGTTAGTCTGGATTTAAGTAATAACTCAATTAGTAATGTAAATAGTTCGTTTTTACAAAACTTGGCTAAGTTGCAGTCTCTAGATTTGAGTCATAATCAAGTTTCTTATATATCTCCAGGCacatttcaaaacaataaaatattaaggttACTTAACATATCATCTAACAAATTAGGCAATTTACGTTATGGTAGCCTTAAAGGGTTGAATCAAGCTGAGATACTTGATATTTCCAGAAACAATATTGATGCATTAGATGCAGATTTACTTCACGAATGTGCTGAGTTGAGAAAGCTGAttatagattataataatattagggaGCTCAATGTCGATAGATTGATTGATATTGCACCAAAACTTCAATGTTTAAGCTTAGGAGGTAATCCAATTCAGTGTAAAGAAATTCTTCGTAATATGAACAATATTAACAAGACGTCAACTAGAATGATCGAGGTAACAtcgatacataaaatttatcacgAAGATAATGTTTTTGGAATAAGATGTGGAAACACAGAATACACCACAACTACAGAAATTCCAAATGCTAAACCAACGTCATCTGCATCGAATTCCTCTTCAATATCACTAATTATTTGGTGTTCTTTTCTCACAGTATTTATATTTGTTGGCGCTGGCTACATAATTTATAAACGCAGAAACAATGCTTTGCGTTTCGAATCAGGCTTACAAATAAGACAATCTTTTGCAAGCAGTATTTCAGAAGGCCATCGAGATTTGTTAGGGTAA